CACCAACTGTCGAAGTGCTGCCCGGAGACCACCTCGGCCGGGATGCGCTGCTGGTAGAAGTCGAACAGGGTCTCGTCGTCGACCAGGATGTCCCGCCGTCGTACCCGGTTCTCCAACTCCCCGACCTCGTCGAGCAGTTCCCGGTTTGCGTGGAAGAACCTGTGCGGGGTCTGCCAGTCCCCCTCCACCAGGGCGTGCCGGATGAAGAGTTCCCGGGACAGCTCCGGGTCGATCCGGCCGAAGTTGACCTTGCGGTTGGTGACCAGCGGGATGCCGTACAGGGTGACCTTCTCCTGGGCGACCACGGCGGCCTGCCGCTTCTCCCAGTGCGGTTCGCTGTAGGTACGTTTCACCAGGTGTCCGGCGAGCGCCTCGACCCACTCCGGCTCGACCTTCGCCACCACCCGGCCCCAGAGCCGGGAGGTCTCCACCAGTTCCGCCGCCATCACCCAGAGCGGGGGGCGGCGGGACAGGGCGGACCCGGGGAAGATGGCGAACTTGGCCCCCCGGGCACCGAGATACTCGCTGCCGCGCCCGCCGCTGCCCGCGGCTGCCGTCCCCTTCGCCGAACCCTGCAGGTCCTTGACCCCGACGTGGGAGAGGAGCCCGGCCAGCAGCGACTGGTGGATACGTCGGGGGTCGACTGCCGGCTCACCGTCGGCCACCGGTGCCGGGTCCGGCGTCGGCGCTGCCCCGGCAACGGCGGGCCGCTCGGGGCGGCCGCGGGTCGGGCGCTGTCCGCGCGGGTTGCCGCCGTCGAGGGTACGGGCCACCTGCCGGAGCTGGCTGAAGATGTCCTGCCACTCGCGTACCCGAAGGTAGTTGAGGAACTCGGCCTTGCACATCCGACGGAACGCGCTCGACGACAGTTCGGTCTGCTGTTCCCGCAGGTAACGCCAGAGGTTCAGCAGGGTGATGAAGTCCGACTCCGGGTCGGCGAAGCGGGCGTGGGCCTGGTCCGCCTGGGCCTGCTTCTCGACCGGTCGCTCACGTGGGTCCTGGATGGAGAGCGCGGCGGCGATGACCATGACATCGGTGGCGCAGCCGTTGGTCTCGCCCTCCAGCACCATCCGGGCCAGTCGCGGGTCCACCGGTAGCTGGGCCAGTTTGCGGCCGAGCGGGGTGAGCCGGCGGTTCAGGTCGGTCTGGGTCGGGTCGAGCGCACCCAGTTCGTGCAGCAGGTTGACGCCGTCGGCGATGTTGCGCCGGTCCGGCGGGTCGATGAACGGGAACGCGGCGATGTCGCCGAGCCCGATCGCGGTCATCTGGAGGATGACCGAGGCGAGGTTGGTCCGGAGGATCTCCGGCTCGGTGAACTCGGGCCGGCTGAGAAAGTCCGACTCGTCGTAGAGCCGGATGCAGATGCCGTCCGAGGTACGTCCGCAGCGGCCCTTGCGCTGATTCGCCGAGGCCTGCGAGACCGGCTCGATCGGCAGCCGCTGCACCTTGAGCCGGTGGCTGTACCGGGAGATGCGGGCCGTACCGGGGTCGATCACGTACTTGATGCCGGGGACGGTCAGCGAGGTCTCGGCCACGTTCGTGGCGAGCACCACCCGACGGTTGGAGTGTGACTGGAAGACCCGGTGCTGTTCGGCGGTGGAGAGCCGGGCGTAGAGCGGCAGGATCTCGGTGCCACGCAGCCTCGGTTTCTGCTGGACGAGTCGGGAGAGCGCGTCGGCGGTGTCCCGGATCTCCCGCTCGCCGCTGAGGAAGACCAGGATGTCGCCGGGCCCCTCGGCGGCGAGTTCCTCGACCGCGTCACCGATCGCCTGGACCTGGTCCCGTACGTTGTCGCCGTCGTCGGTCTCGTCGGCGACCTCGACCAGTGGCCGGTAGCGGACCTCGACCGGGTAGGTGCGCCCGGAGACCTCCACCACCGGCGGGCCGGCGACCCGTTCCGGCCCGCTGTCGGGTCCGGCGGTCCCGTGCACCTCCGGCTCGGCGGCCGGTTCACCGATGACTCCCGCCGCCAGCCCGCCGAAGTGGCGGGCGAAGCGGTGCGGGTCGATGGTGGCCGAGGTGATGATCACCTTGAGGTCGGGGCGGCGGGGCAGTAGCTGGCGGAGATAACCGAGGATGAAGTCGATGTTGAGGCTGCGCTCGTGCGCCTCGTCGATGATCAGCGTGTCGTACTGGCGCAGCATCCGGTCCTGCTGGAGTTCCGCGAGCAGGATGCCGTCGGTCATCAGCTTGATCAGGGTCTGGTCACCGACCTGGTCGGTGAAACGCACCTTGTAGCCCACCGCGCCGCCCAGTTCGGTGCCGAGCTCCTCCGCGATCCGGTCCGCGACCGTACGCGCGGCGAGCCGCCGGGGCTGCGTGTGCCCGATCAACCCCTGTACGCCGCGCCCCAGCTCCAGGCAGATCTTCGGCAGCTGGGTGGTCTTCCCGGAACCGGTCTCACCCGCGACGATCACCACCTGGTGGTCCCGGATCGCCGCCGCGATGTCGTCCCGCTTGTCGCTGACCGGCAGGCCGACCGGGTAGGTGATCACCGGCACGCCGGCCCGGCGCCGGGCCAGCCGCTCCTGCGCCGCCGTCAGGTCGGCGGTGATCTCCTCGGCGGCCTGCTCGCGCTTGCGCGGGTCACGGATCTTGCGTACGCCGTCGATCCGGCGCTGGATCCGGCGCTGGTCACGGAAGATCAGTTCGGGCAGGCGGGCCTGCGCCTCGCGGATCGGATCGGGCAGCGCGCGGGCGGATGGTGTTTGCATATCGTCGCCAAGGATAGGCAGCCTCGCGGGGAAGCGCCCGGGGTTATCCGCCTGTTCCCGTCCGGGCCCCGCCGGACGCGTCCGGGGCGTTCCTGCCGGCCACGCCCGAAGGCTCGACGGCTCAGGCCCGAGCGCCCGGCCAGCCGGAGGGGAGCGCGTACGAGTGCTCCTGCCGCCAGTCCGTCTCCGCCGCCATCACTTCCGCCAGCATCCGGCCGTTGAGCAGGTGTTCCAGCGCCCAGCCGGTGGTCGGATGGGCGACCAGCAGCACCCGGTGCCCGTCCCAGGCGGCGGCCAGGTCGGCCAGGAAGCCGGCCGTCTGGTCG
The Micromonospora pisi DNA segment above includes these coding regions:
- the hrpA gene encoding ATP-dependent RNA helicase HrpA encodes the protein MQTPSARALPDPIREAQARLPELIFRDQRRIQRRIDGVRKIRDPRKREQAAEEITADLTAAQERLARRRAGVPVITYPVGLPVSDKRDDIAAAIRDHQVVIVAGETGSGKTTQLPKICLELGRGVQGLIGHTQPRRLAARTVADRIAEELGTELGGAVGYKVRFTDQVGDQTLIKLMTDGILLAELQQDRMLRQYDTLIIDEAHERSLNIDFILGYLRQLLPRRPDLKVIITSATIDPHRFARHFGGLAAGVIGEPAAEPEVHGTAGPDSGPERVAGPPVVEVSGRTYPVEVRYRPLVEVADETDDGDNVRDQVQAIGDAVEELAAEGPGDILVFLSGEREIRDTADALSRLVQQKPRLRGTEILPLYARLSTAEQHRVFQSHSNRRVVLATNVAETSLTVPGIKYVIDPGTARISRYSHRLKVQRLPIEPVSQASANQRKGRCGRTSDGICIRLYDESDFLSRPEFTEPEILRTNLASVILQMTAIGLGDIAAFPFIDPPDRRNIADGVNLLHELGALDPTQTDLNRRLTPLGRKLAQLPVDPRLARMVLEGETNGCATDVMVIAAALSIQDPRERPVEKQAQADQAHARFADPESDFITLLNLWRYLREQQTELSSSAFRRMCKAEFLNYLRVREWQDIFSQLRQVARTLDGGNPRGQRPTRGRPERPAVAGAAPTPDPAPVADGEPAVDPRRIHQSLLAGLLSHVGVKDLQGSAKGTAAAGSGGRGSEYLGARGAKFAIFPGSALSRRPPLWVMAAELVETSRLWGRVVAKVEPEWVEALAGHLVKRTYSEPHWEKRQAAVVAQEKVTLYGIPLVTNRKVNFGRIDPELSRELFIRHALVEGDWQTPHRFFHANRELLDEVGELENRVRRRDILVDDETLFDFYQQRIPAEVVSGQHFDSWWKRTRRDQPDLLTFDRTMLINAGRGGVEESDYPDSWHSEGLALPLTYRFEPGTNTDGVTVDIPLPMLNQVPAESFDWQVPGLREEVVIALIRSLPKAVRRNFVPVPDYARAVLANVKPGPEPLIDALTRELRRMTGVTVPRESWDLEKLPAHLRLNFRVLDEENKPVAQGRDLTALQRQLKTEVRQTVAAAAPELERHGLREWSIDALPRTLERVRGGYRVTAYPALVDEGESVGVRVFESESEQQQAMWAGTRKLLRLTVASPVKFLQGRLSNEAKLALSRNPHRNVIDLLDDAAGAAIDKLIADAGGPAWDAAGFAALRDHVRAHLVDTVVEVVARVQRVLSTAYAVEQRLGRTTSLTLVAALADIRAQLSALVHRGFVTETGYARLADLPRYLTAIERRLDRLPQDPARDRTQLARIVQVQQEYDQMLANLPPARRGDEAVRQIRWLIEELRVNIFAQALGTPYPVSEQRIYRAMDLAEGR